One part of the Chrysemys picta bellii isolate R12L10 chromosome 14, ASM1138683v2, whole genome shotgun sequence genome encodes these proteins:
- the LOC135975657 gene encoding C-signal-like, producing the protein MAGFNVRSVLVTGANRGIGLGLVKQFLEKSNPPEWVFATCRDPEGERAQQLKNLVSRHPNVVIIALEATDPASIRAAAARVEEHLKGSGLNLLINNAGVIKLSTLESETPEDMSLVYATNVTGPLLVSQAFLPLLKKAAQGSNQKGLSCSKAAIVNMSSEAGSIQNVFIWHVGQAIAYRCSKAALNMLTKCQSLGYGGDGILSIAVHPGWVQTDMGSSLSPEAPLTVDASVRGILNVLPALSEKDNGAFVSWEGKVVPW; encoded by the exons ATGGCTGGCTTTAATGTCCGCAGCGTTCTGGTGACTGGGGCCAATCGGGGAATCGGCCTGGGCCTTGTCAAGCAGTTTCTGGAGAAATCAAACCCACCGGAGTGGGTCTTTGCGACCTGCCGGGACCCGGAGGGAGAGCGAGCGCAG CAATTGAAGAACTTGGTGTCCAGGCATCCAAACGTGGTGATCATTGCGCTAG AAGCTACAGACCCAGCCAGCATCAGGGCGGCAGCAGCCAGAGTTGAGGAGCATCTGAAAGGCTCGGGGCTGAATCTGCTGATAAACAACGCTGGGGTGATAAAGCTGAGCACACTAGAGTCTGAGACACCAGAGGACATGTCCCTGGTGTACGCAACCAACGTGACGGGGCCCCTGCTGGTGAGCCAG GCGTTCCTGCCCTTGCTGAAGAAGGCTGCCCAGGGAAGCAACCAGAAAGGGCTGAGCTGTAGCAAGGCGGCCATTGTCAACATGTCCAGCGAGGCTGGCTCCATCCAGAATGTCTTTATCTGGCATGTGGGCCAAGCTATCGCCTATCGCTGCAGCAAG GCTGCTCTGAACATGCTCACCAAGTGCCAATCCTTGGGGTATGGAGGAGACGGGATCCTGAGCATCGCTGTCCATCCTGGCTGGGTGCAGACTGACATGGGGAGCTCACTCTCCCCCGAG GCCCCACTGACGGTGGATGCAAGTGTCCGAGGAATCCTGAACGTGCTCCCGGCGCTCTCCGAGAAGGACAACGGGGCGTTTGTGAGCTGGGAAGGGAAAGTTGTTCCCTGGTGA